In Leuconostocaceae bacterium ESL0723, the following proteins share a genomic window:
- a CDS encoding type II CAAX endopeptidase family protein → MEKIKSWRIPTALFWIVVGTLMVAFLDIMPQRVSHYEPQYMWLAVLVDMLILAAFIYWLQKKTGTVFEKIKWDYVWAALFGLVALFLVYTAVGLLIPHAASNNQAGLDKELKSLSGLNVFLFHFLVAILGPAIEETFFRGWMMWAMSRWNKWLRLAIIVLIFTAGHHPAQLFDWLAYGAMGVIFTLVRMETGKVQYSFITHALWNII, encoded by the coding sequence ATGGAAAAAATAAAAAGTTGGCGGATTCCCACGGCCTTGTTTTGGATTGTGGTGGGCACCCTGATGGTTGCTTTTCTGGACATCATGCCACAGAGGGTAAGCCACTACGAGCCCCAGTACATGTGGCTGGCGGTCTTGGTGGATATGCTAATCTTGGCTGCTTTTATTTATTGGTTACAGAAAAAAACTGGGACTGTTTTTGAAAAAATCAAATGGGACTATGTTTGGGCGGCCTTGTTTGGTCTGGTTGCCCTCTTTCTTGTGTACACTGCGGTGGGCCTGTTGATACCGCATGCGGCCAGTAATAACCAGGCTGGTTTAGATAAAGAGCTTAAATCATTATCTGGATTAAATGTTTTTCTGTTCCATTTTCTGGTAGCCATCCTGGGTCCGGCCATTGAGGAAACTTTTTTTCGTGGTTGGATGATGTGGGCGATGTCTCGGTGGAATAAGTGGCTGCGGCTTGCGATTATCGTATTGATTTTCACTGCGGGGCACCATCCAGCTCAGTTGTTTGACTGGTTAGCCTATGGCGCTATGGGTGTGATTTTCACCCTGGTTAGGATGGAGACGGGTAAGGTCCAATACTCATTCATAACCCACGCACTTTGGAACATTATTTAG
- a CDS encoding type II CAAX endopeptidase family protein — MKDSKLFNIFLKTPALLIFWGFMGVWVVPIVNSVPFLVEHYYPGYMLVGTAFAALITLALAWWLERTNHSVLGPVRFSSVFVVIIVLFLMMAYYVLINHLMPSSNSANQATIDSVLSHLSHFNVIVFQVTLTFLAPILEETVFRGWLVWALKDWGKVFQYIIPTLLFALAHQASRPVDWLIYGGLGLGLMIVRMVTGRLEYSMATHILWNASSLI; from the coding sequence ATGAAAGACTCAAAACTCTTTAACATCTTTTTAAAAACGCCCGCTCTTTTGATATTTTGGGGATTTATGGGGGTGTGGGTAGTACCGATTGTGAACAGTGTGCCTTTTTTGGTTGAGCACTACTATCCGGGTTACATGCTCGTGGGGACGGCCTTTGCGGCCCTAATCACCCTGGCCTTGGCCTGGTGGCTGGAGCGGACGAACCATTCGGTCTTGGGCCCAGTTCGGTTTTCTTCGGTCTTTGTGGTCATTATTGTCCTCTTCTTGATGATGGCCTACTATGTCTTGATTAACCATTTGATGCCCAGTTCCAACAGTGCTAACCAGGCCACTATCGACAGTGTCTTAAGCCACCTGAGCCATTTTAACGTGATTGTTTTCCAGGTGACGCTGACCTTCCTGGCACCAATCTTGGAAGAGACTGTTTTCCGGGGCTGGCTGGTCTGGGCCCTGAAGGACTGGGGTAAGGTTTTCCAGTACATTATTCCAACCCTGCTCTTTGCCCTGGCCCACCAGGCTAGCCGGCCGGTCGATTGGTTGATTTACGGCGGTTTGGGTCTGGGCTTAATGATTGTCCGGATGGTGACCGGCCGCCTAGAATACTCGATGGCCACCCACATTTTGTGGAATGCTTCTTCCCTAATTTAA
- the galE gene encoding UDP-glucose 4-epimerase GalE yields the protein MAVLVLGGAGYIGSHMVKRLVADGQDVVVVDSLVTGHRQAVDEKAKFYQVDVRDKTALSQVFDQEDIDQVVHFAAFSIVPESVADPLKYFDNNTGGMITLLEVMRAHDVKQIVFSSTAATYGNPVHIPIQESDPQDPINPYGESKLMMEKMMAWADEAYGIKWVALRYFNVAGAIEDGSIGEDHNPETHLVPIILQAAAGQREFIEMFGDDYDTPDGFNVRDYVHVLDLADAHLSALKYLAAGEPSNQFNLGSATGFSVKEMVEAARKATGVDIKSKIGPRRPGDPDILVANSDKARQVLAWQPKYDNVEDIIKTAWHWTETHPHGFQY from the coding sequence ATGGCGGTATTAGTATTAGGTGGGGCTGGTTACATCGGCTCTCACATGGTGAAGCGCCTGGTCGCTGATGGCCAGGACGTAGTGGTGGTTGACTCCCTGGTAACCGGCCACCGGCAGGCAGTTGACGAGAAGGCCAAGTTTTACCAGGTCGATGTCCGCGATAAGACGGCTTTGAGCCAGGTCTTTGACCAGGAAGACATCGACCAGGTGGTCCACTTTGCGGCCTTCTCAATCGTGCCTGAATCGGTTGCGGACCCATTGAAGTACTTTGATAACAATACCGGGGGCATGATTACCCTCTTAGAAGTCATGCGAGCCCACGACGTCAAGCAGATTGTCTTCTCATCGACGGCCGCTACTTACGGTAACCCCGTCCACATTCCCATTCAGGAAAGTGACCCCCAAGACCCCATCAACCCCTATGGAGAGTCCAAGTTGATGATGGAAAAGATGATGGCCTGGGCCGATGAAGCTTACGGCATCAAGTGGGTAGCCCTCCGCTACTTCAACGTGGCTGGCGCCATTGAAGACGGCAGCATCGGTGAAGACCACAACCCTGAAACCCACCTGGTACCAATTATCTTGCAGGCCGCAGCCGGTCAGCGTGAGTTCATTGAGATGTTTGGTGATGACTACGACACGCCCGATGGTTTCAATGTCCGTGACTATGTCCATGTTTTGGATTTGGCCGATGCTCACTTGTCAGCCCTGAAGTACCTGGCTGCCGGCGAACCTTCTAACCAGTTTAACCTGGGATCCGCTACTGGTTTCTCCGTTAAGGAAATGGTTGAAGCAGCTCGCAAGGCCACTGGCGTTGACATTAAGTCCAAGATTGGCCCCCGCCGTCCTGGTGATCCCGATATCTTGGTGGCTAACTCCGACAAGGCCCGCCAGGTTTTGGCCTGGCAGCCTAAGTACGACAACGTCGAAGACATTATTAAGACCGCTTGGCACTGGACTGAAACCCATCCACACGGTTTCCAATATTAA
- a CDS encoding thioesterase, whose product MATVFEMQHTVEYYEVDLNGRLTLPTIVNLAVLASKKQGDFLGIGPNEHQAMGLGWIILQYDLKIKRRPVANEEITIQTSAGEANPFFVRRWFKILDEQGNELVHIDSIWAMIDVHKRHMVRLPADQVKKYDAIPTKQVPRIPAPAKIGPDEKFKELPYRVRYLDIDANQHVNNSKYFTWMMDVLGPEFLKHHEVTHIDLKFENEVALGHVIESQVVVDGEHSKHRIMNGDVVSAEAEFDWRSI is encoded by the coding sequence ATGGCAACTGTATTTGAAATGCAACATACTGTTGAATATTACGAGGTGGACTTAAACGGTCGTTTGACCCTGCCTACCATCGTCAACCTGGCCGTCCTGGCTTCTAAAAAGCAGGGTGACTTCCTGGGCATTGGGCCTAACGAGCACCAGGCCATGGGACTGGGTTGGATTATTTTGCAGTATGACCTGAAAATTAAGCGTCGGCCGGTTGCTAACGAGGAAATCACTATTCAGACCTCGGCCGGGGAGGCTAACCCCTTCTTTGTCCGGCGCTGGTTTAAGATTTTAGACGAGCAGGGCAACGAATTAGTCCACATCGACTCGATCTGGGCGATGATTGACGTGCATAAACGCCACATGGTCCGTCTGCCCGCCGACCAGGTTAAGAAATACGACGCCATTCCAACCAAGCAGGTGCCGCGGATTCCCGCACCCGCCAAGATTGGTCCGGACGAAAAGTTCAAGGAACTGCCTTACCGGGTACGCTACTTAGACATTGATGCCAACCAGCACGTTAACAATTCCAAGTACTTTACCTGGATGATGGATGTCTTGGGACCGGAATTCTTAAAGCACCACGAAGTGACCCACATTGATTTGAAGTTTGAAAATGAGGTGGCTTTGGGGCACGTGATTGAATCCCAGGTGGTTGTGGACGGCGAGCATTCCAAGCACCGGATTATGAACGGTGACGTGGTAAGTGCCGAGGCCGAATTTGACTGGCGCAGCATTTAA
- the rsmI gene encoding 16S rRNA (cytidine(1402)-2'-O)-methyltransferase → MQEQKSFAQHTTGSLYLVPTPIGNLQDMTPRALEILGQVDLIAAEDTRHTQQLLNYFEIETKQTSLHEHNWATKVPSLVDDLLNGTDIAQVSDAGMPSISDPGKELVAAALKADIAVIPLPGPSAGITALIASGLVPQPFYFHGFLPRKGKDQVAELTELAQRPETLIFYEAPHRLKYTLTNLVTVMGSQRPLVLARELTKRYEEFLRGTAGELLEWANSHPIRGEFVILVGGNPQPVQEEKRTDLPVNEAIDQLIAEGLKPNAAIKQVAKDRQLDRQLVYRQYHHLED, encoded by the coding sequence ATGCAAGAACAGAAAAGTTTCGCACAGCATACGACTGGGTCCCTCTACCTAGTGCCCACGCCAATCGGTAACTTGCAGGATATGACCCCACGGGCTCTAGAAATCTTGGGTCAGGTGGATTTGATTGCGGCCGAGGACACCCGGCACACCCAGCAGTTGCTGAACTACTTTGAAATTGAAACCAAGCAGACCAGCCTGCACGAACACAACTGGGCCACTAAGGTGCCCAGCCTGGTCGACGACCTTTTGAATGGGACGGACATCGCCCAGGTCAGTGATGCTGGCATGCCCTCAATCTCTGATCCGGGTAAGGAGTTGGTGGCGGCAGCCCTGAAGGCTGATATTGCCGTCATACCATTACCGGGTCCGTCGGCGGGCATCACGGCCCTAATTGCTAGTGGTCTGGTTCCCCAGCCCTTCTACTTTCATGGTTTCTTGCCCCGCAAGGGCAAGGACCAGGTGGCCGAGCTAACCGAACTGGCCCAGCGGCCGGAAACCTTGATTTTTTACGAGGCACCCCACCGTTTAAAGTACACTTTAACTAACCTTGTTACAGTTATGGGGTCCCAACGACCCCTGGTTTTGGCCCGGGAATTGACCAAGCGCTATGAGGAATTTTTACGCGGTACGGCCGGTGAACTGCTGGAATGGGCGAATAGTCATCCGATTCGGGGTGAGTTTGTCATCCTGGTGGGCGGCAACCCCCAGCCGGTTCAGGAAGAAAAACGGACCGACCTGCCGGTTAATGAGGCCATTGACCAATTGATTGCTGAAGGGCTAAAGCCCAACGCCGCAATCAAGCAGGTGGCCAAGGACCGGCAGCTCGACCGGCAACTAGTGTACCGACAGTATCACCACTTGGAGGATTAA
- a CDS encoding DNA polymerase III subunit delta: MPADFIEQAKTAYPTEVAHFDDLIDQDRLSHLYLLVGPGQPEKLAFSRYLAWRVLGPDQRNEVRVAEDDHPDLQVVASEKPGGTIKIGQIRLLTTAFTTTALEADRKVFIIDQAQNLTTAAANALLKFIEEPAGPQLILLLAPNLTEILPTIRSRAQVVHLQPVNLDEDRRLEGEWDSEEEAGAKRALVQWFKLALLDDPRAFAQVATQLVPTFTTPGQQRLALNWIQQLIRDVLVFQQLPNDRLYFPDLADFYQQARDRFNLSKLLAASQVILATDQLRHVNISFQARLEKLTLELGAQMVQ; encoded by the coding sequence ATGCCAGCCGATTTTATTGAACAAGCAAAGACAGCTTATCCGACCGAGGTGGCGCACTTTGACGACCTGATTGACCAGGACCGTCTCAGTCACCTTTACCTCTTAGTCGGTCCCGGCCAGCCTGAAAAGCTGGCCTTTTCGCGTTATCTGGCCTGGCGGGTCCTCGGTCCTGACCAGCGCAACGAGGTCCGGGTAGCCGAGGATGACCATCCCGACTTGCAGGTTGTTGCCAGTGAAAAACCAGGCGGTACCATTAAAATCGGACAAATCCGCCTCTTAACGACGGCCTTTACCACCACGGCTCTAGAAGCGGACCGGAAGGTCTTTATTATTGACCAGGCCCAAAACCTAACCACCGCAGCGGCCAACGCCCTCCTGAAATTCATCGAGGAACCGGCCGGCCCCCAGTTAATTCTCTTGCTGGCCCCGAACTTAACCGAAATTCTGCCAACCATCCGCTCCCGGGCCCAGGTGGTTCACCTACAACCAGTCAACCTTGATGAGGACCGCCGGTTGGAGGGTGAGTGGGATAGTGAAGAAGAAGCCGGGGCCAAGCGGGCCCTGGTCCAGTGGTTTAAGTTAGCTCTGCTTGATGACCCGCGGGCCTTTGCCCAGGTAGCCACCCAGTTGGTGCCAACTTTTACCACGCCGGGGCAGCAGCGCCTGGCCCTAAACTGGATTCAGCAGCTGATTCGAGATGTCCTCGTTTTTCAACAGCTGCCCAATGACCGGCTTTATTTCCCAGACCTGGCGGACTTTTACCAGCAGGCCCGTGACCGTTTTAACTTATCAAAACTGTTGGCGGCTAGTCAGGTTATCTTGGCGACTGACCAGCTCCGCCACGTTAACATTTCCTTTCAGGCCCGCCTCGAGAAACTCACCCTGGAGTTAGGCGCGCAAATGGTGCAATGA
- a CDS encoding cyclic-di-AMP receptor, translated as MKLLTAIVQDKDATKLSNAWVKANIRATRLSTSGGFLRSGNTTFILAIEDDRVQEVLDIIKEVSQKRKQFMVPPIGLDGGGDHAGAFPVEVEVGGATVFTQEIDDFYQF; from the coding sequence ATGAAATTATTGACCGCGATTGTACAAGACAAAGACGCAACCAAGCTCAGTAACGCCTGGGTGAAGGCCAACATTCGGGCTACCCGTCTGAGCACTTCTGGGGGTTTCTTGCGTTCAGGGAACACCACCTTTATTTTGGCCATTGAAGATGACCGGGTCCAAGAGGTTCTCGATATCATCAAAGAGGTTTCCCAAAAGCGTAAGCAGTTCATGGTCCCACCAATCGGTCTCGATGGCGGCGGTGATCATGCCGGTGCCTTCCCAGTGGAAGTTGAAGTTGGGGGCGCTACGGTCTTTACTCAGGAAATTGATGATTTCTATCAATTCTAA
- the tmk gene encoding dTMP kinase: protein MVSAPFITFEGPEGAGKSTVIEDLTPDFDQYFNGHFLVTREPGGTPIAEGIRQLLQTDDSQGMDPWTEAYLFAAARRQHLTATVLPALKAGQAVISDRYLDSSLAYQGGGRQLGVDQIYQLNHYATQGLMPDLTLYLDLPVELGLERIMSQRGDKIDRLDKEDLAFHERVRDTYLTLQEQFSDRIKIIDASQPLPQVVDDVRAVLAAWRK from the coding sequence ATGGTAAGCGCCCCATTTATTACATTTGAAGGACCGGAGGGGGCCGGTAAAAGTACGGTGATTGAAGACCTGACCCCGGATTTTGACCAGTACTTTAACGGTCACTTTTTGGTAACCCGAGAACCGGGTGGGACTCCCATCGCCGAGGGTATCCGTCAGCTACTACAGACTGATGACAGCCAGGGGATGGACCCCTGGACGGAAGCCTATCTCTTTGCGGCAGCCCGGCGCCAGCACCTGACGGCCACGGTTTTACCGGCCTTAAAAGCCGGTCAGGCCGTGATTTCAGACCGCTATTTAGACAGTTCCTTGGCCTACCAGGGTGGTGGTCGTCAACTTGGTGTTGATCAGATTTACCAGCTTAACCACTACGCGACCCAGGGCTTGATGCCCGACTTAACCCTGTACTTAGACCTGCCAGTCGAACTGGGCTTAGAACGGATTATGTCCCAGCGGGGGGACAAGATTGACCGGCTCGACAAGGAAGATTTAGCCTTCCACGAGCGGGTTCGTGACACATATTTGACCCTGCAAGAGCAGTTTTCTGATAGAATAAAAATAATCGATGCTAGTCAACCGCTGCCCCAGGTCGTTGATGATGTCCGGGCAGTCCTAGCAGCTTGGAGGAAATAG
- a CDS encoding YaaL family protein: MFNNKKKPINLKEEYDQRLLYQIERVKRDWDAARHSQVALVDSRVNGHWVEAQTALKRAKYGYLYREARRRHTRNSMHYYNGQID; this comes from the coding sequence ATGTTTAATAATAAGAAAAAGCCAATTAACCTCAAAGAAGAATATGACCAGCGCCTGCTTTACCAAATCGAGCGGGTCAAGCGTGACTGGGATGCGGCCCGCCACTCCCAGGTTGCCCTGGTCGACAGCCGGGTTAACGGCCACTGGGTGGAAGCCCAAACGGCTCTAAAGCGAGCTAAGTACGGTTACCTGTACCGGGAAGCCCGGCGCCGTCACACCCGCAACAGTATGCACTATTACAATGGCCAAATTGACTAA
- the recR gene encoding recombination mediator RecR has translation MQYPEPIARLIDSYAKLPGIGAKTASRLAFYTLGMGEQDVANFAKALTAAKADITVCEICGNITDRDQNPCVICTDPSRDQSTVFVVQNARDVMAMENTHDYHGLYHVLNGVISPSAGTGPEDINLPSLIRRLSTNDQIKEVIVGTNANADGEATAMYISRLLKPAGIKVTRLAHGLSVGSDIDYADQLTLIRAVEGRTEL, from the coding sequence ATGCAATATCCCGAACCGATTGCCCGCTTGATTGACAGCTATGCCAAGTTGCCCGGCATCGGCGCCAAAACTGCCAGCCGCCTGGCCTTTTATACCTTAGGAATGGGCGAGCAGGACGTGGCCAACTTTGCCAAGGCCCTGACTGCGGCCAAGGCCGACATTACCGTCTGTGAAATTTGCGGGAACATTACCGACCGGGACCAGAATCCCTGTGTGATTTGTACGGACCCGTCCCGGGACCAGTCGACGGTCTTTGTGGTACAAAATGCCCGCGATGTGATGGCCATGGAAAACACCCATGACTACCACGGGCTCTACCATGTCTTAAACGGTGTGATTTCGCCGAGTGCTGGGACTGGACCAGAAGATATTAACCTGCCCAGTCTAATCCGGCGCCTGTCGACCAATGATCAGATTAAAGAAGTGATTGTCGGCACTAACGCCAATGCGGACGGGGAGGCGACGGCCATGTACATCAGCCGCCTGCTCAAGCCCGCTGGCATTAAGGTAACCCGCCTGGCCCACGGCCTGTCGGTGGGTTCAGACATTGATTATGCTGACCAGCTAACCCTGATTCGTGCAGTGGAAGGACGGACTGAACTGTGA
- the dnaX gene encoding DNA polymerase III subunit gamma/tau, whose protein sequence is MAYQALYRVYRPKTFDDMVGQTVITQTLKNAVKNHQTGHAYLFSGPRGTGKTSAAKIFAREINGISPEVPDGQIPDIIEIDAASNNGVDEIRNIRDSANYAPIEAEYKVYIIDEVHMLSTGAFNALLKTLEEPPARVKFILATTEPQKLPATILSRTQRFEFKRISDEAIQKHLADILNDQKIAFEDQALAVIARAAEGGLRDALSILDQVVAFGPDLVSTDNALAVTGSVATGQLVTYLDQVSQGDTAAALKTLDELLASGKDASRFLADLMALLRDILIVRLASDLVTTATDQADLERLNQAIGQSRLEAMMVALDDIQAQINQSLQGDVYLELLTVKLSQTGTAGNQAVQPEKAGAATSQPVTTHNWQDQAPKPQASQTQQSSAPDENAQPASESTSTSAAASTAEPVNQPVSAPEADSQASTSASQAQSEQPAATSPENAPANPASAEPTPAASQQSTPAQPAPSAAPTQAKPEPVYTGQDAVYAVLSRANRATLTELQQQWSDLPADLDINYQALLKTAKPVAASPASLVLAFDYPALLEQALQDGTLQAQLQQRLNQQGLPSEIVMISADQWHQFRSDFVHQLKNGQVEYPALNTLSPVTVASQPAIDPASENVAPASAQADDSQTVRAAQEMFGADLVHVIDEQSGES, encoded by the coding sequence TTGGCCTATCAAGCACTATACCGGGTATACCGGCCAAAGACCTTTGACGACATGGTCGGCCAGACCGTCATCACCCAGACCCTGAAAAATGCGGTGAAAAACCATCAAACCGGCCACGCCTACCTCTTTAGCGGACCGCGGGGAACCGGTAAAACATCGGCGGCCAAGATTTTTGCCCGTGAAATTAACGGTATTAGCCCCGAAGTACCAGATGGTCAGATTCCTGATATTATCGAAATTGATGCCGCCTCCAACAACGGGGTTGATGAGATTCGGAACATCCGCGACAGTGCCAACTATGCCCCCATCGAGGCTGAGTATAAGGTCTACATTATCGATGAGGTCCACATGCTATCAACTGGGGCCTTTAACGCCCTGTTGAAGACCCTAGAAGAACCACCGGCCCGGGTAAAGTTTATCCTGGCCACTACTGAACCGCAGAAATTGCCGGCGACGATTTTGTCGCGGACTCAACGTTTTGAATTCAAGCGCATTAGCGACGAAGCAATTCAAAAGCATCTGGCCGATATCCTAAATGACCAGAAAATTGCCTTCGAAGACCAGGCCCTGGCGGTAATTGCCCGCGCAGCGGAAGGTGGTCTCCGTGATGCCCTCTCAATTTTGGATCAGGTCGTCGCCTTTGGACCTGATTTGGTCAGTACCGATAATGCCCTGGCGGTGACTGGTTCAGTTGCTACTGGTCAGTTAGTGACCTACCTGGACCAGGTTAGTCAGGGCGATACCGCTGCAGCTTTAAAAACCCTAGATGAGCTCTTGGCCAGCGGCAAGGATGCTAGCCGTTTCCTGGCGGACTTGATGGCCCTCTTGCGTGATATCTTGATTGTCCGCCTGGCCTCAGATTTGGTGACCACGGCGACTGACCAGGCTGATCTGGAACGATTGAACCAGGCCATCGGTCAGTCCCGGCTAGAGGCCATGATGGTGGCCCTAGATGATATTCAGGCCCAGATTAACCAGTCCTTGCAGGGCGACGTTTACCTGGAATTGCTGACGGTGAAACTCTCCCAGACGGGTACGGCTGGTAATCAAGCTGTCCAGCCGGAAAAGGCTGGAGCGGCAACCAGTCAACCAGTCACGACCCACAACTGGCAGGACCAGGCACCAAAGCCTCAGGCTAGCCAAACTCAGCAATCATCAGCGCCGGACGAAAACGCCCAGCCAGCTAGTGAAAGCACGTCCACTAGCGCAGCCGCCTCGACAGCGGAGCCTGTTAATCAGCCAGTGTCAGCCCCAGAGGCTGACAGTCAGGCTTCAACCAGTGCCAGCCAAGCTCAGTCTGAGCAGCCAGCTGCCACTAGTCCTGAGAATGCACCCGCTAATCCGGCCTCGGCTGAACCCACGCCGGCGGCAAGCCAGCAGTCAACACCGGCCCAGCCAGCCCCATCAGCGGCGCCTACTCAAGCCAAGCCCGAACCAGTTTATACCGGTCAAGATGCGGTTTATGCCGTTTTGTCCCGGGCGAACCGGGCAACCCTGACCGAGCTGCAGCAACAGTGGTCGGATTTGCCAGCTGACCTGGACATTAACTACCAGGCTCTGTTGAAGACCGCTAAACCAGTTGCGGCTAGTCCAGCCTCGCTGGTTCTAGCCTTTGACTATCCAGCCCTCTTAGAGCAGGCCCTCCAGGATGGCACCTTGCAGGCTCAGCTGCAGCAGCGGCTAAACCAGCAAGGTTTGCCGAGCGAAATCGTGATGATTTCAGCTGACCAGTGGCACCAGTTCCGCAGTGACTTTGTCCATCAACTCAAAAATGGCCAGGTGGAATACCCGGCCTTAAATACGCTCAGTCCCGTTACGGTGGCCAGTCAGCCCGCGATCGACCCGGCCAGTGAAAACGTGGCCCCGGCCTCAGCTCAAGCTGATGACAGCCAGACGGTCCGGGCGGCCCAGGAAATGTTTGGGGCCGACCTGGTCCACGTAATCGATGAGCAGTCAGGAGAATCCTAA
- the tadA gene encoding tRNA adenosine(34) deaminase TadA yields the protein MAQIPEFSADQVQAFMDEALVEARRAGELGEVPIGAVVVYDNQVIARGHNLRETDQLATAHAEILAIEAANRALGSWRLENTALFVTLEPCIMCAGAIINARIPAVYFGAVDPKAGATVSLYQLLADQRLNHQVQVVSGVAAEESGALLQDFFRQIRAARKAAKAAKTAADNDDNSSVK from the coding sequence ATGGCACAGATTCCTGAATTTAGCGCCGACCAAGTGCAGGCCTTTATGGACGAAGCCCTAGTTGAGGCCCGCCGGGCTGGTGAACTGGGCGAGGTGCCGATTGGGGCCGTGGTTGTTTATGACAATCAGGTGATTGCCCGGGGGCATAACCTGCGGGAAACCGATCAGTTAGCCACCGCCCACGCTGAAATCTTAGCCATTGAGGCCGCCAACCGGGCCCTTGGTTCCTGGCGCCTGGAAAATACCGCCCTCTTTGTGACCTTGGAGCCTTGTATCATGTGTGCTGGCGCCATTATTAACGCCCGAATTCCAGCAGTTTACTTTGGCGCGGTTGATCCCAAGGCGGGGGCCACGGTCTCCCTGTACCAATTACTAGCAGACCAGCGCTTAAACCACCAGGTTCAAGTCGTCAGTGGGGTGGCTGCTGAAGAAAGTGGTGCCCTTTTACAGGACTTTTTCCGCCAGATTCGGGCCGCCCGTAAGGCGGCCAAGGCGGCTAAAACGGCTGCCGACAATGATGATAATTCCTCGGTTAAATAG
- a CDS encoding methyltransferase: MMSEKISGQQYFTADPSAEHHYQDFDFELLGHNLHFVTDTGVFSKHRVDFGTVTMLNALAELTDLPAGPVLDLGTGYGPVGIALAKDWQRPIDMVDVNQRALALAQENAEKNGVAGRVHIFQSDIYDQVSDKYALIAVNPPIRAGKPVVTAMLQEARHHLVPGGRLVAVIQKKQGAPSAQKNLAAAFGNVTTLAKHKGYYVLESVNGTDS; this comes from the coding sequence ATGATGAGCGAAAAAATTAGTGGCCAGCAGTACTTTACGGCTGACCCCAGTGCTGAGCACCACTACCAGGATTTTGACTTTGAGCTGCTGGGGCATAACTTGCACTTTGTCACTGACACCGGGGTCTTTTCCAAGCACCGGGTCGACTTTGGCACGGTGACCATGTTAAATGCCTTGGCTGAACTGACCGACCTGCCGGCTGGTCCAGTTCTGGACTTGGGCACCGGTTACGGCCCGGTGGGTATTGCCTTAGCGAAAGACTGGCAGCGACCAATCGACATGGTTGATGTCAACCAACGGGCCCTGGCTCTGGCTCAAGAAAACGCTGAAAAGAACGGAGTGGCTGGCCGGGTCCATATCTTCCAATCTGATATTTATGACCAGGTCAGTGACAAGTATGCCCTAATTGCGGTTAACCCACCAATCCGGGCGGGTAAGCCGGTCGTAACCGCCATGCTCCAGGAAGCCCGTCACCACCTCGTGCCCGGCGGCCGCCTGGTAGCCGTTATCCAAAAAAAGCAGGGTGCCCCTTCGGCCCAGAAGAACCTGGCCGCGGCCTTTGGTAACGTGACCACCCTGGCCAAGCACAAAGGGTATTACGTTTTGGAGAGTGTCAATGGCACAGATTCCTGA
- the rplL gene encoding 50S ribosomal protein L7/L12, with amino-acid sequence MAFDKDAIIASLKDATILDLADLVSAIEEEFDVSAAAPVAAGGAGADGGAAAKSDFDVELTSAGTAKVKVIKAVREATGLGLKEAKDLVDGAPSIIKEALPEAEANELKDALEETGASVTLK; translated from the coding sequence ATGGCTTTTGATAAAGACGCGATTATTGCATCATTGAAGGATGCAACCATCTTGGATTTGGCTGACTTGGTTTCAGCTATCGAAGAAGAATTTGATGTTTCAGCTGCAGCCCCAGTTGCTGCTGGTGGTGCCGGTGCCGATGGTGGCGCTGCTGCTAAGAGCGACTTTGATGTCGAATTGACTTCAGCAGGTACTGCTAAGGTTAAGGTCATCAAGGCTGTCCGTGAAGCTACTGGTTTGGGCTTGAAGGAAGCTAAGGACTTGGTTGATGGTGCTCCATCAATCATCAAGGAAGCCCTTCCTGAAGCAGAAGCTAACGAATTGAAGGATGCCTTGGAAGAAACTGGTGCCTCAGTTACTTTGAAGTAA